The sequence below is a genomic window from Candidatus Gastranaerophilales bacterium.
ATTCGCTTTTTTATTTCAGGGTTTTTCGCATAGGATTTGAATAATACAATAAATCCGAACACAAAAGATGCCAATATAGCCAGGTAGCCTGCCCTGCAGCCTGTTAATACGATAGCCCCAAGCCCTAACAGCGTAAACAATAAAAACATAAGCCCAGCTTTTAAATGCTTTTTAATAACCAACAAAAGCGAAGAAGCTGCAATAAAAGGAACCGATGCCAGCAGATAACCTGCAAGCAAATTGGGGTTATAGGGCTTTAGCGTACCGTAAACACGGTTCATTAAATTTTCGGGGTTTACGTTGGATGTATCCTGCCAGCTTGCTAAAGGTTCAACCCCTGCAATATATTGTTTCCATACGAGCAAAACCTCTGCCGAAGCAGAAATAGCGACCAGCATAATAACCGTGAAAATTCTTTTGGGATTTTCACGTAAGTAGTCAAAAACGGAAAAATATCCGCATATATACATAATCATTTTTGCCAGACCTTTGAAACTCGGTATAAATAATGAAGAAAAAGCGCAGCTTACGGCAAGCAATGCCAAAAATAATATGACAGGCACATGCACCACGCTTATGTCGAATTTTTCAAAATTTAAAAGCATCTTAAATACAGAAATTGCAATTAACAATACCAATAAAACACCAAAAAGAAACGTTGGGGCAAACGTCAACGAAAAAAGCAGCGCCGCCAATACCACAAAATAAAAATTATCAATATTTTTAGCGATAAACGATGTTTTGTAATTTTCTTTTATAAAAGGGATTTTTCTTACCAAAACTGACAATGATGACAAGATTCGGGCTAAAAAACTATTGTTAAAAAAAGAATTAACGGCCTTATCGTCAAGATTTAACTTCCTAAAAAGATTTACTATATATGATTGGCTCATAATTATTTTTCTTCTTCAATTACTTTCACATCTGATACATTGCCTGAAAAACGATAGTTAGATCCTTCTATATCAACAGGCAAACCGATTTTAATCTTATTTCCGCCGATAACAGCTCCGTCCTTTGTAATAGTTGCATTATCTTTTAACACAACAGTATAGTAGTACTTTGCAGGATAAGCTAAATTATCATAAAGATAGGGAACTTCCGGTCTGTCATAGTTAAAGAACATTTCTTTAATACTCTCACGCTTAACATCAACGACTTCAAGCTCTGTATAAGGTACGTTTCTTATTGTAATAAAAGACTTATCACCCTTTGAAATAATAGGCTCTGTAGAAGTAACGTCATAAGTTCTTGTTACAACCGTAAACATAACTGGTTTTTCGCCCGTAATTATATTTGAAGAGGTTTTGAATACTCCAAGCTTTACGGAAACAACTCCGGCAACAAACAGTAAAACAATAACCGCTATAAGAATATCAAGTTTATTAAATTTTGGGGCTTTCTTTTTAAAATTAAACATTTATGACCTCTCTTTTGTAAAAAAATCTATAGTAAATATACAAAATCATATCTATAACAACAAGTGTAGCATTAAAAAAATATATGAAAAGAACAGCATCAAAATTATACAAAAATTTGTGTACAATGCCAAAAACATACCCCGTAAGAACAAGCAGCAAAAATCTCATACTTTTGCCTTCTACTGATTTCGCCTTATAAGTCTTATAGACAGCCATAGGCCAGCTTGCCCCGAAACATATCAGCATACCTGCTTCATAAAAACTCATGTTATGAAATAAATTATCAATCATATTCCCGCCTCATCAAACGCTTAATTGCTTTTCTATGGCATCTATCGCCATTTCGGGGGTTATTTCACTAAGACAGCCGTAATTATTTTTGCATTCAAATCTCAAATTGCAAGGGTAACAATCAAGATTGGTGTAAAGCGGAAGGGTCTTATCCGACCAGACCTTCCATTTTTTATAGTCCATAGGACCGTAAATACCAATGGTAGGAATTCCTAAAGCTCCTGCTACGTGGAGATTTCCCGAGTCGTTACCAAAAAGCAGGTCCATACTTGCTATAGCAACGGCGCTTTCAGTCAAGGAAAGCTTACCGCAAAGGTTTATCGGCTTCACCTGTAAATCCGTTTCAATAAGGGAATGGATTTCATCATAAATTTTGTTATCGCTTTGGGCGCCTGCATAAAAGACTTGTGCCTCTTTTACGTTGGACAAATACTCTATAACTTGGGCAAAATACTGCTTGTCCCACTGTTTTTTTGTATTACCGCTTGTCGCATGAACCATAACTTTTTTCTTATCGCCTAAATTAAACGATTGGAATAATTCATTCATCTGCGCAACGTCCATAGGGTTAAGCCATGCTTCAAGATAATCGTCTTTAACCTCAATACCGTCGGCTCTTAATACGTCAAGAAACGACTCCACTTCATGTTTATTTTTGTCGTAAGGCACCTTTTTAGTTAGTAAAAAACTTCTTTTTTCGGTATCAAACCCCACTCTTTCCTTAATTCCCGCCATAGAAACCAAAAGCGCGCTGGACAGAGAACGCTTCAAGACATAAGCCTTATCATAACGCTCTGTTTGAAGCAATTTTACATATCTGAAGAAGGATTTTTTTCTTGGTTTGGAATTTTCATACCGGTGCTTTTTTGTCGTGTCAAAGTAAATTAAATTATCCAGATAAGGACACCCCTCGAGCAGTTCACCCGATACCGGACCTACAAGCATATCAATCTTGGCATAAGGGTATGCCCTTCTTAAATTTCTCAGGAAAGGAACCGTTAAAATTGTATCGCCTATAAATCTGTATCTTACTACTAAAATCCGCATAATTTTCCCATCTCCAAGATTTATTATAATTCACAAAAAGAGTTTTGTGTTAATATTAACTTATGTTTTCAAAAAATTATGAAATTAAATACCATGAAATAGACACGCAAATGGTACTAAAACCCTCGGTGTTATTTGAATACCTGGAAGATATAGCGGCAAAGAATGCCGACACCATAGGCTTTGGGTATGATGACATCACAAGGCGCGGTTATGCATGGTTCCTTCTAAAATACACAATGGAGTTCAGTAATTATCCTCAAAATATTTTAGGACTAAAAATAGAAACAGAACCAAGGGGTGCAAACAGATTATTTGCTTACAGGGATTTTGCAATCAAAGATGGGGAAAATGATGTTATAGGCAGAGTAAACAGCACTTGGGGGCTTATCGACATAAATACCAAATCAATGGTAAATCCTCAAACGGCTTTCCCTCAAATGGCTCCTTTAGAAAAAAGAGAGGATGACCTTAAATACACTAAAATACCTGCCATAACAGAACTTTCTGCAGAAAAAACTTTTCATGTAAGATACGATGATATTGACGTTAATCAGCACGTCAATAACTCCAATTATATTCTTTGGGCTTTTGAGGCTTTGCCGATAGAATTTCGCAGTTCAAAAAAATTAAAAAAACTGGATTTAACTTATAAAAAAGAAGTTAAGTACGGCAATAACATTGTTTCTAAAGTGCAAATAACAGATAACACCACAATCCACGTTATTAAAAACGCATCCACAGACGAAGAACTTTGTTCTATCTTAGCGCAGTGGGTTTAAAATTCTAAAATCTTTGCTATTTCATCAACGTCAGAAGAAGCTTTTTTAACCGGGGTATTAGAATATTTAATAGCAGAATCCGGGTCTTTTAACCCGTTACCTGTAAGTACACAAGCAATAATGGAGCCTTTTTCGATTTTGCCTTGTTTATGTGCCTTTAACAAACCTGCAACAGAGGCGGCACTGGCAGGCTCTGCCAATATACCTTCAGTACGTGCCATAGTTCTGTAGGCTTCTATAATTTCTTCATCGGTTACATAATCAATCTGTCCGTTAGAATTGACACTTGCGGCTACTGCCTGCTCCCAGCTTGCAGGATTACCTATTCTTATAGCGGTAGCAATTGTTTCAGGCTTCATAATTCTCTCGCCTTTGACTATTGCAGCAGCACCTTCCGCCTCAAAACCAAACATCCTGGGCTTATTTGCAACTATACCTTTATCAAAGTATTCGCAAAAACCTTTCCAATAAGCTGTTATATTACCTGCATTACCAACGGGAATACACAAATAATCAGGGGCTTTACCAAGTACATCACATATTTCAAAAGCGGCTGTCTTTTGACCCTCTATTCTGTAAGGGTTGACCGAATTGACAAGCTTTATAGGGTATTTTTCAGAAAGTTCTCTTACTATCTCCAAGGCTTCATCAAAATTGCCTTTAATAGCAACAACTTCTGCCCCGTACATCATTGCTTGAGAAAGTTTGCCAAGTGCAATATATCCGTCAGGAATAATAACGAAGGTCTTAAGTCCTGCCTTTGCGCCGTAAGCAGCAGCTGCAGCGCTTGTGTTGCCTGTACTGGCACAAACAATGGCGGTTGCACCTTCTTCAACGGCTTTTGAAACTGCCATAGTCATACCGCGGTCTTTGAAGCTGCCTGTAGGGTTAGCACCGTCGAATTTCAAATATATATCTGCGTCTACGCCAAGTGCTTTAGCCAAGTTTTTGGCATGAATAAACGGAGTATTTCCTTCATTCAATGTAATTACAGGGGTTTTATCAGATACGGGCAAAAATTCCGCATATCTGTTTATCAATCCGGTATATTTTTCACACTTAGGCATCATTACAGCTCCATAACTCTTATCACTTTATGCACTTGTGCTATTGATTGTGTTTTGGCAAGTTCTTCAAGTGCGGTATTCAAATCTTTTTCAACACATTCGCCCGTTAAAATCACAATATTGGCAAGCCCGTTTTCAAGTACGCCTTTTTGGACGATTTTCACAAGGTTTATGTCGTGTTTAGCACAGATTGTGCCGATATTACCGATAACCCCCGGGGTATCTTTGGCATCAATTCTGATAAAATATTTATTAGAAGAATTTTCAATATCAATTATTTCGGCTTTTTGAGAGTGCGTGCATTTCATCAAAGGCAAAAGATTATTAGTTGTATGAATCTCTGAAACTATTGCCAAAACATCGGCACAAACAGAACTTGCCGTAGGCATTTCGCCCGCACCGGGTCCGGTAAACATCACCTGATTTACAGGCTGGGCGTTAATTACAAGCGAATTTGTTACTCCGTTGATATGGGCAAGCGGGTGGTTTTTAGACACTAACATCGGATGCACCCTTACGTCCAGTTTGCTGCCTGCTTCCTGAGCAAGCGCTATAAGCTTGATTTTGTAACCGAATTCATCAGCATAAGCAAATTCAATCGGCGTAAGCTCATCAATACCTTCTCTGTAAATATCTTCCTGATTAATGCGTTTTTTAAACGCAATGGAAGCCAAAATAGCAATTTTGTAAGCGGTATCAAACCCCTGAACATCACCTGTAGGGTCAGCTTCCGCATAACCAAGTTCCTGTGCTTCTTTCAGAACACTTTCATAATCAGCGCCTTCCTGATCCATTTTTGTCAAAATATAGTTAGTTGTTCCGTTTAAAATTCCTGCAAGTTTTTCATATTTGTTCGCAGACAAGCTCATTTTCATCGGCATAATCAGAGGGATTCCGCCGCCGACCGCAGCTTCAAACAATAAAAGGGCATTGTTAGATTTTGCAATTTCAAAAAGTTCTTCGCCTTTTTTAGCAATAAGTTCTTTATTTGCAGTAACCACATGTTTCCCGGATTCCAAGGCTATTTTTACAAATTCAAATGCAGGTGAAACCCCGCCTATTACTTCTACAATAATATCTATTTCAGGGTCTATCACTATAACTTTTGCATCTTCTGTCAGTAAATCAGGGTTCAACCCGGAGATTTGCTGAACTTGCGTTTTATCTTTAACAGCTATTTTTTTAATATTAATGGCTTTATTATCTTTTAAAACTTTGAATACACCGCCGCCTACTGTTCCAAGACCTAACAATCCTATATTTACCTGTTTTTGCATATTTTACTTCCTTATTAGTATCTTCAATACAAAGATTTAAACATAAAAAAACTCTTATTTAAAGTGAAAAATCTAATTTAAATTAATTTTGTTCCGTTAATTTTGATAATGCTTCTCTCAAATCCTGTATCTCATATTTCATACGGTTCAAAGAACATTGTACAGGGTCAGGAATCCTGTTGTGCATAAGCTGACCTTCATGCTCAACCTGCTGAACAACAATACGGGCGGGAATACCGACGACCGTAGAATCAGGCGGCACATCATCTATAACCACAGAGCCAGCGCCTACTCTGACGTTTTCGCCGATAGTAATATTACCCAAAACTTTTGCTCCTGCGCCTAGTACAACACAATTGCCGACAGTCGGGTGGCGTTTGCCTGTCTCTTTGCCTGTACCGCCAAGTGTAACTTCCTGATACATCAAGACGTCATCGCCTATAACTGTTGTTTCACCTATTACCACTCCCATTCCGTGGTCTATAAAAAATCTTCTTCCTATAGCTGCACCGGGATGAATTTCTATTCCCGTCAAAAATCTTGTAAAATGAGAAAGCAGTCTTGGAATAACAGGGATTTTCCAATAATACAGTTTGTGGGCTATCCTGTGCAAAATAAGAGCATGCAAACCGGGATAACACAAAACCACCTCAATCAGGTTGGTGGCTGCAGGGTCTTTTTCATAAATAGCGTGTATATCTTCTGCTAGTTTTTTAAATGCTCTTATTATCATAATGAAAATTATACATCAACCATGATAAGTTTGTATCCCATAGTAGAAATATCCGCAATAAACTTGTATTTACAGGTGAAAAACTGTTAGAATTAACTACATGGAAAATACAAATCAAATCACAGCATTTACATTAGCGGAAGTATTGATAACACTAATGGTTATCGGAATTCTTGCAATGGTAACTATTCCAGGCATTATGCAAGCTTGGGAAGAAAGAGTTACTGTTTCCAAATTAAAAGAAACGTACTCTACATTGCAACAAGCATTCAAATTGGCTGAGATAGAGAACGGACAACCTGAAACGTGGGGATTCTCTTATAGTAATTATAGTGTAACTTGGGACAAAATGCTTCCATACCTTAAAACATCACAAAATTGTAAATTGACTGCCGGAGGATGTGCAGCCGATGGAATAAAACTATTAAACGAGAAACCTTACATAAATATTAATTCTGATAACACATGGTATAAATTTACACTCGTTTCAGGTGTAAATATAATGTCAGACAGACCATCAGGACAGTGTACAGGCTCCTTTTATTCAGATGGACAACCTTCTTGTTTTAGGCTTTTTGTAGATATAAACGGACTGAAAGGACCAAATCAATTCGGAAAAGATGTATTTGCTTTTTCTATGACTAAACGTGGTTTTATACCTTGGGGAGGTTATCATACTCCCGGGGATTATATGTATCACCAAAATTCCTGCACAGGTCCTGATAACATTGGAAGCAGCATAGAAGGATTAGGTTGTGCACGTTGGGTCATTGAGCGCGGCAATATGGACTATCTGCATGAGGTTACAACTTGGTAGGGTAATAAGGCTGGTTTGAAGCTCGGAAGCTTAGAGGTTGAGAGGCTTTAAATAGCTGTCTTTGCGAGCGTCAGCGAAGCAATCCAGTGTTGGTGGATTGCCGCGTCCTCACTACGTTCGTCCTCGCAAAGACGTTTTATTGTCTAAAACCCCTCTCAGCCGCTTAGCTGCTAAACTTCCCCGTGTATAGCATTTGCAATTCTAGCTACGACTTCTTTATCAAGAGCGTTAGGAAGGATATTCAACTCACTTATTCCAAGCTCTTTTGTATAATCATAAATAGCTTTTGCGCAAGCCACTTTCAAATCCTCTGTTATTACTTTGACATGTTTTTCCAGAACACCTTTGATTACGCCGGGGAATGCCAAAGAGTTATTAATTTGGTTAGGGAAATCACTCCTGCCCGTTGCAACTATAGCAGCGCCTGCTTCAAGAGCTATATCGGGCATTATTTCAGGAACAGGGTTTGCCAAAGCAAACACAACAGGATTTTCATTCATAGACTTGACCATATCTTCATCAACAATGTTGCCCGCAGAAAGCCCTATTAAAAAATCCGCTCCCTTAATCACATCTTTTAAAGTACCCTCTTCATTTTGAAGATTAGTAACTTGTGCCATTTTGACAAGGTATTTATTCATATTTTCTGTTCTGTTCTTATGAATAACACCGTATTTATCCGATAAAACAAGATTTTTCACCCCTGCTTTGAGCAGCAGTTTAGCAACAGCAACAGCAGCTGCTCCGGCGCCTGACATGACTACTTTAACCTGTTTATAATCTTTTCCCAAAGCATCACAGGCAGCTAAAAATGCCGCTAAAACCACAATAGCGGTTCCATGCTGGTCGTCATGAAACACGGGGATATTACATTTTTCGATAAGTTTTTCTTCAATCTCAAAACATCTGGGGGCATTAATATCTTCTAAATTAATACTGCCGAAGGAATACGAAATTGCGGTAGAAATTTTAACTATTTCATCAACATCCTGGGTTTTCAAACAAAGAGAAAAAGCATCAATATCACCTAATGTTTTAAACAAAGCAGCTTTGCCTTCCATAACGGGTAAAGCGCAGGCAGCACCTGTATTACCAAAGCCCAAAGTAGCGCTCCCGTCCGTAATAATACCTACGGTATGTTTTTTTGAGGTAAGCTCCCAAACGGCTTGCGGGGTTTTTCTGATTTGCTCAGCTATTTTATCTAAATTTTCTTTAGAAAATTTTTCACTCATTTCTTTTATACTAAGAAGTTTAAAATTATTTTTAACCTGAATTACTCCGTTCAAAGAAGCCCTTAAATTAAGCGCATGTGAAGCTAAAGTATCCGAAGAGCAGGCGCTAAAAGACTCAACTTTAAAAGATTCAAGCTCCTGTTTCATGGTACGGGCATTTTCAACAACAGCTTCAAATTCATATCCGTCAAGATTTTCCTGAACTATAACTTTGGAAAAATCAACGACTTTTGTGTTTGAAAATACATAAAACCCGCCAAAAGACGGCTCTAAATTCCTTACAAGCGCATTAATATCATACCCTGTTGACAAAAGGGGATATGCATCAATATCAGCAACTTTTTTTAAGATTGCGCATACGGCTTCTGCGTGAGGAATAAAACTATAAGGACATTTAAGCGCATCAAATATAACGGCAACAGAGTTTTTACGGTTAGTCAAAGTATTCACAAACGCAGAATCAGCCTCTATCTGTTTACAGCTGGCACCTACTCCGGGAGTATAAATCAAACTTAAATCTTCCAGGTTATCAACTTTATGTTTTAATTCTGTCTCAAAATTTCTCATATTTCTTTTTCAGAGCATTCATATCTATATGCTGTATTCTCTGCCTTATTTTGCTACCCAAAACAGTACTTTCGTTGGACATACCTTCTAAAATCAATAACATCTCAAAAGCCGTATCAAATTCAGCAAGCCTGCCTCTATCATTTAAAACCAAAAGCGTATCAATAACAAGCAATAAAGATTCGGAGTGTTCACAATTCACATCAAGATTGCCGCAGTTGGATAACATAAACTCACCATATTCAAGTATCGGCTGGAAAAATTCCTGCTGCAAAAATATGCCGACAATAATTGTCTTTTTTAAATCTTTTGCTTTTTTATCAAAAAGGGTTTTCTCCATTTTATAAAGCAGAATGGGGTTTTTAGTTTTAGATAAGCCTGAAAAAACAATACTCCTGAAATTAGGGTCGCCGCCTGCAACACCGTTTGTAAGAATATCTTCAACCAATTCATCAAGTTTTTCGAGAGATACTTTCGCTTCTAATTCGTCTTTTCTTGTCATATCAGACTCCTTATTTTATTTGGAAAGAACATTTGGAACAATGCGCTTTGGGATGTTTTACGAGCCTATCTTCTAAATCATAAAGTTCAGCTACCCTGCATATTAACTCCGAACCGCATTCAGGACAAATATTACCTTCAAGTTCACCTTGCAATATATTGTCTTTTATCATCTTTAAATAATTATCGCTTACTTTTTTATCTTCAAAATTTCTCTCATATTTTTTTATATTCCTCGGTTCAACTTTAAGAGCCTTAGCGAGTTTTTGTCTTACTACTGTCGGTAAAAAAAGCAACTGCCCTGATTCAACCTCTTCAAGAGCAGATAAATCAATATTTGCAGCATTAGCCAATCCCAATTGGGAATAGCCTTTTTGTTCTCTTAAAGTAGAGATATATTCTGCCAACGATTGATTTTTCATGTTAATAAAATTCCTTTGCCAATATTTTAATGATAAGATTAATCATGAACATTCTACTATGAGGTAATTTTTATTGAAAGAGAATATTAGTTTTTTAGCCACTGCTATAGGAAGCTTTCCTCATAAAAATATCGAAGAGGCTATTGAGTGCGTTTTTGCAAATATCCCTCAAATGCCTGTCTGCCCCCAATTATCTAACTATTGTGCAAATGAAGATATGCTTGTTCAATACACAGAAAATTTCCCCGGTGTAATAAAGGAAAATTTGAAAAATATTGCTGCAACACAATCGGATGAATTTTTCGAAAAATTGGAAGAATTCTATGCGGATTATGAAACCATTGTAAATGAAAAAGAGCTTGATTTACTCGAAAAATATGCTATCAGCAGAGATTATTATTCTTCAATGGAGTTATTCCTGCAAAAAGTAAAAGAAACCAAACCGCCCTTTGTAAAAGGACAAATTATAGGACCGTTTACTCTTGGCACAAGTCTTCTTGATGAGGAAAAAAGATGCTGTTTTTACGATGAAACTTTCAGGGATATTCTGGTGAAAACTCTTACGTTAAAAGCTTTATGGCAGGTTAATGAATTCAGAAAAGCTAACCCTGACACGCAGCCTGTAATTTTTATAGACGAGCCTACAATGTCACAATTCGCTACCAGCGCTTATATTACGGTTTCAAAAGAAGATATCATAAGCGTAATATCAGAAATAGTAAATGTATTAAAGGAGTTTGATGTTATTGCGGGTATACATTGCTGCGGAAAAACAGACTGGGCTATGGTTTTGAATTGCGGAGTAGATATCATTAATTTTGATGCTTATTTTTATTCGCAAAATTTTTCGCTCTTTTCAAAAGATTTGGAAAAATTCCTTCATAAAGGCGGAATTATAGCTTGGGGCGTAGTTCCCTCATTGGATGTTGAAGCGCTGAAAAATGCAAAATCGGAAGATTTAATCGCAATTTATGAGAATGCCAAGGATTTGCTTGTTAATAAAGGCATATCGGAAGAAAAAATATTAAAAGCAAGTATCTTCACTCCGTCTTGCGGAACAGGCAGTTTAAGTGTCGAAAATGCCCAAAAAGTAATGGAATACTTAAGGCATTTGTCTGAACATTTTAGAAATAAATATGAGGAAAAATTTTAATGACGGTATCTATAGCTCTTACAGGCAAAAGCGGAAGCGGCAAAACAACTTTGACAAAAGCCTTATTGTTTAACCTAAGGCTCAAATACCCTAACAGCTTGTTTCTTGTTGTAGATAATGATTTAACGACAGAATTCGGACATACTTACAACAAAGATATAAGACAGACCGTTTACGGTATAAGAAGCGGCAAACATGAATACAAGACGGGTATCCCGAGTCAAATGACAAAACAGGAATATATTGAATGGGCTTTGGAAGATATTATATTCCCGCTCGAAGAGAATACCGATTTGCTCGTAACCTGGCTTTCGCCTTCAAAAGATTGCCGCTGCCCGGTTACAGCACAAATGAACAATGCTCTTCTAAAGTTATTCGACAGATATGATTTTGTACTTTTTGACTGTGAGTACGATTTAAAATACCTGCAGCAGCTTGTAGATTACCAGATTGACTCTACTTTAATAGTAACAAGACCTACGGAAGAATCCGTAAACCTTGCTTACAGAATTCAGGAATCTTCCGAAAAATATGCGGAAGGTCAGCTTGGTGTTGTTTTAAACATGGTAAAAGGCAATATAACGGAAAATATTTCCGCAAAACTAAATCACTACGGGCTTAAAGTCTTGGGTAACCTCAATTACGACGAAGCCTTGGAACTTAACGGAACAAGAAAGTATTCTAATAAATTTAACAAGGAAGTAAACGACATAATTCTACGTCTGAACCTTCCTATAATG
It includes:
- a CDS encoding thioesterase, which encodes MFSKNYEIKYHEIDTQMVLKPSVLFEYLEDIAAKNADTIGFGYDDITRRGYAWFLLKYTMEFSNYPQNILGLKIETEPRGANRLFAYRDFAIKDGENDVIGRVNSTWGLIDINTKSMVNPQTAFPQMAPLEKREDDLKYTKIPAITELSAEKTFHVRYDDIDVNQHVNNSNYILWAFEALPIEFRSSKKLKKLDLTYKKEVKYGNNIVSKVQITDNTTIHVIKNASTDEELCSILAQWV
- the cysE gene encoding serine O-acetyltransferase, with protein sequence MIIRAFKKLAEDIHAIYEKDPAATNLIEVVLCYPGLHALILHRIAHKLYYWKIPVIPRLLSHFTRFLTGIEIHPGAAIGRRFFIDHGMGVVIGETTVIGDDVLMYQEVTLGGTGKETGKRHPTVGNCVVLGAGAKVLGNITIGENVRVGAGSVVIDDVPPDSTVVGIPARIVVQQVEHEGQLMHNRIPDPVQCSLNRMKYEIQDLREALSKLTEQN
- the thrC gene encoding threonine synthase translates to MMPKCEKYTGLINRYAEFLPVSDKTPVITLNEGNTPFIHAKNLAKALGVDADIYLKFDGANPTGSFKDRGMTMAVSKAVEEGATAIVCASTGNTSAAAAAYGAKAGLKTFVIIPDGYIALGKLSQAMMYGAEVVAIKGNFDEALEIVRELSEKYPIKLVNSVNPYRIEGQKTAAFEICDVLGKAPDYLCIPVGNAGNITAYWKGFCEYFDKGIVANKPRMFGFEAEGAAAIVKGERIMKPETIATAIRIGNPASWEQAVAASVNSNGQIDYVTDEEIIEAYRTMARTEGILAEPASAASVAGLLKAHKQGKIEKGSIIACVLTGNGLKDPDSAIKYSNTPVKKASSDVDEIAKILEF
- a CDS encoding AAA family ATPase, which encodes MTVSIALTGKSGSGKTTLTKALLFNLRLKYPNSLFLVVDNDLTTEFGHTYNKDIRQTVYGIRSGKHEYKTGIPSQMTKQEYIEWALEDIIFPLEENTDLLVTWLSPSKDCRCPVTAQMNNALLKLFDRYDFVLFDCEYDLKYLQQLVDYQIDSTLIVTRPTEESVNLAYRIQESSEKYAEGQLGVVLNMVKGNITENISAKLNHYGLKVLGNLNYDEALELNGTRKYSNKFNKEVNDIILRLNLPIMGYENG
- a CDS encoding helix-turn-helix transcriptional regulator, which gives rise to MKNQSLAEYISTLREQKGYSQLGLANAANIDLSALEEVESGQLLFLPTVVRQKLAKALKVEPRNIKKYERNFEDKKVSDNYLKMIKDNILQGELEGNICPECGSELICRVAELYDLEDRLVKHPKAHCSKCSFQIK
- the waaF gene encoding lipopolysaccharide heptosyltransferase II: MRILVVRYRFIGDTILTVPFLRNLRRAYPYAKIDMLVGPVSGELLEGCPYLDNLIYFDTTKKHRYENSKPRKKSFFRYVKLLQTERYDKAYVLKRSLSSALLVSMAGIKERVGFDTEKRSFLLTKKVPYDKNKHEVESFLDVLRADGIEVKDDYLEAWLNPMDVAQMNELFQSFNLGDKKKVMVHATSGNTKKQWDKQYFAQVIEYLSNVKEAQVFYAGAQSDNKIYDEIHSLIETDLQVKPINLCGKLSLTESAVAIASMDLLFGNDSGNLHVAGALGIPTIGIYGPMDYKKWKVWSDKTLPLYTNLDCYPCNLRFECKNNYGCLSEITPEMAIDAIEKQLSV
- a CDS encoding O-antigen ligase family protein, producing MSQSYIVNLFRKLNLDDKAVNSFFNNSFLARILSSLSVLVRKIPFIKENYKTSFIAKNIDNFYFVVLAALLFSLTFAPTFLFGVLLVLLIAISVFKMLLNFEKFDISVVHVPVILFLALLAVSCAFSSLFIPSFKGLAKMIMYICGYFSVFDYLRENPKRIFTVIMLVAISASAEVLLVWKQYIAGVEPLASWQDTSNVNPENLMNRVYGTLKPYNPNLLAGYLLASVPFIAASSLLLVIKKHLKAGLMFLLFTLLGLGAIVLTGCRAGYLAILASFVFGFIVLFKSYAKNPEIKKRIIIGAVVLALIGLFVVLSNSSLMHRISSIFTFRGDSSNSYRMNVYASTFKMFLDNFWIGVGPGNTTFRLMYGLYMVTGFDALGAYNIYLEMAAESGIFAPFLFLWAVLLAFAKALKNAFLSTSLSVKIMVFTAALAIFSMLIHGLFDTIWYRPQVQILFWLSLAILSVFTKKVYTDV
- a CDS encoding DUF4330 domain-containing protein is translated as MFNFKKKAPKFNKLDILIAVIVLLFVAGVVSVKLGVFKTSSNIITGEKPVMFTVVTRTYDVTSTEPIISKGDKSFITIRNVPYTELEVVDVKRESIKEMFFNYDRPEVPYLYDNLAYPAKYYYTVVLKDNATITKDGAVIGGNKIKIGLPVDIEGSNYRFSGNVSDVKVIEEEK
- a CDS encoding prepilin-type N-terminal cleavage/methylation domain-containing protein, translated to MENTNQITAFTLAEVLITLMVIGILAMVTIPGIMQAWEERVTVSKLKETYSTLQQAFKLAEIENGQPETWGFSYSNYSVTWDKMLPYLKTSQNCKLTAGGCAADGIKLLNEKPYININSDNTWYKFTLVSGVNIMSDRPSGQCTGSFYSDGQPSCFRLFVDINGLKGPNQFGKDVFAFSMTKRGFIPWGGYHTPGDYMYHQNSCTGPDNIGSSIEGLGCARWVIERGNMDYLHEVTTW
- a CDS encoding homoserine dehydrogenase, with the protein product MQKQVNIGLLGLGTVGGGVFKVLKDNKAINIKKIAVKDKTQVQQISGLNPDLLTEDAKVIVIDPEIDIIVEVIGGVSPAFEFVKIALESGKHVVTANKELIAKKGEELFEIAKSNNALLLFEAAVGGGIPLIMPMKMSLSANKYEKLAGILNGTTNYILTKMDQEGADYESVLKEAQELGYAEADPTGDVQGFDTAYKIAILASIAFKKRINQEDIYREGIDELTPIEFAYADEFGYKIKLIALAQEAGSKLDVRVHPMLVSKNHPLAHINGVTNSLVINAQPVNQVMFTGPGAGEMPTASSVCADVLAIVSEIHTTNNLLPLMKCTHSQKAEIIDIENSSNKYFIRIDAKDTPGVIGNIGTICAKHDINLVKIVQKGVLENGLANIVILTGECVEKDLNTALEELAKTQSIAQVHKVIRVMEL
- a CDS encoding PQ-loop domain-containing transporter codes for the protein MIDNLFHNMSFYEAGMLICFGASWPMAVYKTYKAKSVEGKSMRFLLLVLTGYVFGIVHKFLYNFDAVLFIYFFNATLVVIDMILYIYYRFFYKREVINV